Below is a window of Lacibacter sp. H407 DNA.
TCCGTGAAAAATGATCTCAAACACCAAATGATAGAGCAGGAGTGGAACCGAAACAAGCAGGATATCTATTCCCATGGCCGACTCACCTTCCAACTGCAAACCGGAATAAAGAAAGTAACGCATGAATACAGCATACGCCACCATGATCATCAGATCAAGAAAGTAAGCAACCAAACGCTTAAAGAAAGGTGCTATTTCAAAATCGAGTGAAATATTAAACGGTGTGCTGATCTGTACGTTCGACATACGATTGTTTCTGTTTGTAAAATAAAGGAATAATTTCTTCCACAGTTGGCGGTATTTAAAAATTACTTGGTATTTTCAATTTTTCCTGACTCACTATGAGAGAAGCACTGTTTATTAAAAAGAATGCGCAGAAATGGAATGAATACCAATACCTGCAAACCGAAGATCCGGATCAAATGGCTGACCGGTTTATTACATTGCTCGATGACTTGAGTTATGCCAAAACCTTTTATCCGCACAGTAAAGTAACCCGATGGATCAACAGTTTGGCAGTAAGTATTTACCAAACCATCTACCAAAATAAAAAGCAACGCTTTTCACGTCTCATTACATTCTGGCAATATGAATTGCCGTTGATGTTCCGTAAGTATCACCGGATGTTACTGTACACCTTTCTCATTTTTATTTTGTTTGTTTCAATGGCTGTTTTCTCATCAATGAAAGATGATGAATTTGTTCGTGGTGTATTAGGCGAGAATTATGTATCAATGACGGAAGAGAATATCGAAAAAGGCGATCCGTTTGGCGTATATCGTGACGACAGTCGTTTTTCAATGTTGGTGCGTATTGCGTTCAACAATATCAAGGTTGGTTTTTTAATGGTAGCAGGCGGTATCTTTTTTGGCATTGGTACAATGCTGGTATTTTTTCAGAACTGCATTATGCTGGGCAGTTTTCAATACATGTTCTTTGCAAAAGGTCTTGGCTGGCAAAGTGTGTTGGTGATCTGGATACACGGAACATTGGAAATTTCAGGAATGATCATTGAAGCATGTGCAGGTTTTGTACTTGCCAGAAGCATATTATTTCCGGGCACCTACGCAAGGTGGCACTCGTTTAAACGGGGTGTAAAAGATGCTATGAAAATTTGTGTAAGCCTTGTTCCCATTACCATTCTTGCTGCATTCCTTGAGAGTTATATTACCTACCTGAGTTCAAATGCGTTTGACAAATCAACAAATACATCGTTGCCAGTTGCCCTCAGTGTAAGTATATTAACTGTTTCCTTTCTTTTTATCGTTTGGTACTTTGTGATCTATCCCATCCGCTTGGAAAAACGATTGAATAACAACCCGGCACTTGCAGCTAAAATTTCCGCATGAGCAAATCCCTGAAACATGTATGGTTGATATTGCTGCTTCTCACCGGAGCAGTTGTATCGACGTATGCTCAGGAAATGGATACTGTTGTTGTGGAAGCTCCTGTAGCTGTAGATACAACTGCTGTTACAGATGAAGAATATTATGAAGATGATGATGAAGAAGAAATTGCTGCAGATACTTCGTTAGTGCAATCGTATTGGACTTATCCAATGGATAGTATTCAACGTATTAAAAAGGATAAAGATTTTGCCTATGCTGCAAAGCTGGATAGTTTGTTGCGAAAGCGTCAGGAGATGATGTTGAAAAAACAGAAAGAGCAGTCGCCTGACAAAGAACCAGTCGATATTTTTCCAATTGTGCGAACCATTCTGTGGATATTATTGATCGGCGCTTTACTGTTTGTGCTGTATCGTGTGTTTTTGTCCGACCGGGGTTTGTTTGCATCGCCCACACGCAATAAACAACTGGAAGTGGAAGATGAACCGGTAACAGATGAAATATATCTTGATCAGCAGTTGAATGAAGCTATCCGTAACAAGAATTATCGATTGGCAATTCGTTTTCTCTATCTGCAATCCTTGTCCCGGCTTGCAGAAAAAGGATGGTTGCAACTTTCGCCCGACAAAACCAACTACCAATACGTTCGTGAATTAGCAAAGCCGCAATTGAAACAAAGTTTTGCACGCATAACACTGCACTATGAATATGCATGGTATGGTGATTTCAACATTGCAGCAGATGTGTTTGAACCCGTTAAACAGGAATTTGATCAGTTTCACCAAAGCATCAAACAACATTGAGCCGTCTTTTACGATATTGTTTGTTCGTATGTTTCATCAGCGTACTCCATGCCTGCAACGACAAGGATGAAGTAAAGCTGCCAGACATGTCACGCAGTTATTCCAAGCGAAGTAAAAAACCGTTTGGCACGTACACTGCGTTTACGATGTTGCAAAATAAATACAGCGAAACTGGTGTGGAAACACTTACAAAACCTTTTTACGAGAACTGGATGTACAATCTTGGAAACAGGAATAGTTTGTATGTGGTAATAAGCCGCCGAATGTTGATGAGCGACAGAGACCGGGAAGCCTTGTTGCAATATGTAGATAATGGAAACCATGTGTTTATTTCAGCCGAGTATATCGATGATCAATTGCTCGATACATTAGGGATCAATGCACAATACTTCACAGTGAGCAGTATGTTTCAAACAAAAATGGATACCGCCGGACCGATGCATTTTACAACAGTATCGGCACTTCGTGAGGACACAAAAGCCCCTAAAAAATATGGCTTTTTTTATTATCCATTGGATGCACATTTTTTACGGCCCGATAGTATTGGTGCAGTAACACTTGGTGTTAACGAAGAAGATGCGCCCAATTATATTTCGCTTATTCATGGAAAAGGACGTTTCTTTTTTCATCTCAACCCCGAAGCCTTCAGTAATTATTTTTTATTGCAAAATGAGAATAAGGGGTACATGGAAGATGTATTCAGTTTTATGAGTGCACAACGACGGGCAGTTTATTGGGATGACTATTACCGCATTGGTAAATTACCAAACGAAAATTTTTCATCGTTTGCTGTATTCCTCAAATATCCGATGTTGAAATGGGCGCTCTTGTTAGGAATGGCATTAATGATCCTGTACATTTCATTCGCCAGTAAACGCAGGCAACGTTCTGTACCTATTAAACCGGTAAACAGCAACGCCAGTAAATCATTTGTTGAAACCATTGGCCGTTTGTATCTGCAGAAAAAAGACAATCCGAACATTGTTCATAAAATGACCACCTATTTTCTGGAATACATTCGTACTCATTACTATTTAAACACAGCGCATCTTAACCAGGAATTCTTTTCATCACTTTCACGGAAAAGTGGTGTACATGAAATGGAAGTAAAACAGTTTTTTCAATTCATACAGCAATTACAGGAATCGCATAAGGTAAGTGATGAAGAATTGCTGGAATACAATAACCGGATACAACAATTCATTAATAAGAAGTACGGATAGCGTACTTCAAACTTCGTACCTCGTACTTAAAACAAATTGAACAGACTTAATTTTTAAAATAGCATTCATGGAAAATCAATTTTTTGAACAACGGACTGATCTTACACAACTCAACAACGCTATTGCTACTATACGTGAAGCAGTGGGTAAAGTAATTGTAGGGCAGGAGCAGATGGTAGAGTTGATGATCGCCGGCATTTTGGCTGACGGACATATCCTTATTGAAGGTGTACCCGGCGTTGCCAAAACATTATCAGCGAAGTTGATGGCAAAATTAATTGACGCAGATTTTTCACGCATTCAGTTTACTCCTGATTTGATGCCAAGTGATGTGCTCGGCACATCGGTGTTCAATCCAAAAGAAGCCAGCTTCCAGTTCAAAGCCGGGCCTTTGTTCAGCAATATTGTATTGATCGATGAGATCAACCGTGCACCAGCAAAAACACAATCAGCTTTATTTGAAGTGATGGAAGAACGACAGGTAACAGTTGAT
It encodes the following:
- a CDS encoding DUF4129 domain-containing protein; this translates as MSKSLKHVWLILLLLTGAVVSTYAQEMDTVVVEAPVAVDTTAVTDEEYYEDDDEEEIAADTSLVQSYWTYPMDSIQRIKKDKDFAYAAKLDSLLRKRQEMMLKKQKEQSPDKEPVDIFPIVRTILWILLIGALLFVLYRVFLSDRGLFASPTRNKQLEVEDEPVTDEIYLDQQLNEAIRNKNYRLAIRFLYLQSLSRLAEKGWLQLSPDKTNYQYVRELAKPQLKQSFARITLHYEYAWYGDFNIAADVFEPVKQEFDQFHQSIKQH
- a CDS encoding DUF4350 domain-containing protein, with amino-acid sequence MSRSYSKRSKKPFGTYTAFTMLQNKYSETGVETLTKPFYENWMYNLGNRNSLYVVISRRMLMSDRDREALLQYVDNGNHVFISAEYIDDQLLDTLGINAQYFTVSSMFQTKMDTAGPMHFTTVSALREDTKAPKKYGFFYYPLDAHFLRPDSIGAVTLGVNEEDAPNYISLIHGKGRFFFHLNPEAFSNYFLLQNENKGYMEDVFSFMSAQRRAVYWDDYYRIGKLPNENFSSFAVFLKYPMLKWALLLGMALMILYISFASKRRQRSVPIKPVNSNASKSFVETIGRLYLQKKDNPNIVHKMTTYFLEYIRTHYYLNTAHLNQEFFSSLSRKSGVHEMEVKQFFQFIQQLQESHKVSDEELLEYNNRIQQFINKKYG
- a CDS encoding stage II sporulation protein M yields the protein MREALFIKKNAQKWNEYQYLQTEDPDQMADRFITLLDDLSYAKTFYPHSKVTRWINSLAVSIYQTIYQNKKQRFSRLITFWQYELPLMFRKYHRMLLYTFLIFILFVSMAVFSSMKDDEFVRGVLGENYVSMTEENIEKGDPFGVYRDDSRFSMLVRIAFNNIKVGFLMVAGGIFFGIGTMLVFFQNCIMLGSFQYMFFAKGLGWQSVLVIWIHGTLEISGMIIEACAGFVLARSILFPGTYARWHSFKRGVKDAMKICVSLVPITILAAFLESYITYLSSNAFDKSTNTSLPVALSVSILTVSFLFIVWYFVIYPIRLEKRLNNNPALAAKISA